Part of the Bacillus sp. THAF10 genome is shown below.
CGGCTTCCTCTAATCCCTCAACTATGAGAACAGTCGGACCGGATAGTACCATATCGACGACATGCTCAAGGTCATCTGTTTTTTCAATCTCTACATATGGGATATATGTTTTTAACAATTTATCTAAGGGATGTTCTTCTAAATCCTCAGGAAGCAAATCCGAAAGAAATTTCATAAGGAAGAGCATGATGTCATCTTTGCCGAACCCGTCTACCAGGAACATGGTAATTTTTCTTCCTGCATAATGGAGATCAAGAGAGATTAAGTCAAAGCTTTTATCAACGGCCATTCTTTCCTTTAAATACCCAACGTCCTTGTCGAAATCCCCGGACATTTTCTTTTCTGGTTTGTGCCAGGTCATCATAAGCACCTCCTTATTCAGGCTTATCAAGAAAAACGAATTTCATTTATTCATTTTTTACCATTCGATCGTAAATCATGCACAAAAGTAAAGAGACTGCCAATCTTTTATGACAGTCTCCGTTAATCCATATCTAATTGTTTTCTTACTTCCGTTCTTACATTTATATAATTTTCTCCAGATGAATCTAACTCAATTGCTTTGTTGATTGAATCTAGTGCTTTTTCCCACTCTTCTTGCTTCACAAAAGCAAGAGATAGATTATAATGAGCTTCGTGCAAGTCTGGCTCTAGTGAAACTAACTTTTCTAATTGACGAATTGCTTCTTCAACTTTTCCCTCTTCTAAATTAATATACGATAAATAAAACAGCATTTGAGGAAAATTTTCTTCCTTGCCCTCTAAAGCTGAAAGGGTATTTCTAGCTTCTTGAAGATTACCTTCTTGAATTTGTTTTTCAGCTTGATTCAACAAAGCTGCAGGATTTTCTGCATGAAATCCTTGATTTAACATGAAGGTGGTGGCTCCAACGGCAATTACTAGCCCAAATAACCTGTGAAGATATTTTTTATGCTGTGGCAAATGTACAGTGGCTGATGCTAAAAATCCTCCAATAAGACCGCCAATATGACCTGCATTATCAATACCAGGAATGGTAAATCCAATCGCTAAATTTATCCCAATCAAAACAAGAATATTCGCTCCCATCGTACGGAAGAAAATCTTCGGATGAACGATACCAAGAAAAAGCAACGCTCCAAAGCAACCAAAAATTGCTCCCGATGCTCCTGCTGAAAGCGAAGGAGAAAATACAAAGCTTGCAAGTGAGCCTGAAAAGCCTGCAAATAGATAGATAATGAGAAAACGAAAGTTACCGTAAATCCTCTCAACGGCAACTCCTAAATAGAACAATGCCATCGTATTTAGGAGCAAATGGATCATTCCAATATGAAGAACGATGGGAGTAAAAAAACGCCACCATTCGCCTTCTAAGATGGCCTGATTAAACTTCGCCCCATATTTCACTAAAGTTTCAGGATTTTGGCTACCTCCATTTGTTTCCAAAATATAAAACATGATGAGATGAAAAAGAATAAAAATATAGGTGAAAAACGGTTTCCCTTGCTGAAAGAGCTGCTTTTCTTTATTGACCTTTTGCTGAGACGTCGTTAAAATGGTTTCTTTTAAATGAAAAATTTCCATTTCATCCATTTCTTTATAATTATCCACGTTCAGTTCTGTACCTATAAAGGAAGAAATTTGCGCAACTGACTGATCACGATTGCCCTCATGAAGAACGATAGATGACACGGTAACTTTGTTCTTTTCATAAGGGTCTTTTACTCGAAATTCCCAGTCATCTACAGGGGGATAGGTGCTTACATAGATATTTACAGCTTGTAAGCTTCTTTTACCGAGCTGTTTCTTAAATTCCACTACTTGCTGCGATACATATTCAAGGTCTCGTTGTAACCAGGTACTCCAATCAAGGTCATATCGATAGAGCCGTATGATAGGTGCCTTTTTATTGGAAAGTCCCTCTAACCATACTTCTTTTTGTTCAGATGATATATGTATAATTCGATAGTCTTTTTCTATCACTAGCTGTTGAACTAATTGCCAAAATATACTTTCTTGATTCAAAGGCTCACCTCCTAAGTCTTTTTATTTTAAATGTTATTAACTAAAATGTAAAAAAATAACGGCCTAGGATTCTCTCCTGGCCGATTAAAATTTTTAAATATGAAATCTAGTGGTAATTTGAGATAAAGAAGAGGATAAAACCCGTAATTTTTGACCGATGCTATTTATGTATTCGATTTGAGAAACCTGATTCTCTCCTGCAAGTAACATTTCCTCAGAGCTTGCGGATGTTTCCTGAGATACAGACAAAAGTCCATCTGCCGCATTTTCTAAATTTGGTAAAATATCTTCCCATTGCTTTAGGTCATTATCTACACTCGTAAGTTTCAGATGAACCGTAGCCATTTCTTTTAATAATTCATGAAACACCAATTTTGAATTTTTCGCTGTTTCAAGGTTCGTTTTCATTTTCATGTGCATCTCTTCAAATTCTTGAGCTGCAGAAAAAGTAACTCCCTCCATGTTGCTAATAGAATTAGTTATCTCTTCCGTGGCAGAAGATGCTTGGTCCGCAAGTATTCTTACTTCTTTAGCAACAACTGCAAAACCTCTACCAGCCTCACCCGCCCGCGCAGCTTCAATTGTTGCATTAAGCGCAAGCAATTTAGTCTGTTCGGAAATTCCTTTAATTAATCCAACCAAACTAGATATTGCTTTGGAATACTCTTTTACATTATTGATGGTTTTTGTAAATGTATCAAATTCATCTTTAAAGCTTGTGATATTTCCAATTAATGAATCTATATTTTGTTTTCCAATTTCTCCTGAGTCCTTCATGCTATTTGCGCTCAAAAATAAATCCTTCATTTTTGTTTGCATCTGGACAATTTGCTCTTTCATTTCTTTAAAATGACTAACACTTTCCTCAGAGCTTGCAGCAGTTTGGACAGCACCATCCTTCACCATTTGAACAGAGGATATGAGTTGGTGGGTAGACACCAATGATTCTTCTGAGGAGGTACCTAATTCACTTCCCGTTTCTTTTAGTTGAGTGGTAGTTTCCTTCAAACTTTCAATAATATCTTTCATTTGATCCATCATCGTGTTATAGCTTTTATGTAAGGAAGTTAATTCAGGTATGGTGCTGTGTATATCGTTAATCGTATTTAAATTTCCATTCCTTCCTGCTCTCATCGTCTCTTGTAAAATGGACAAAGGCTTAGTAATGGTTCGGACAAATAGCATCGTCAAAGCTACAAAGAGTAAAAAACTAATGAAGATGGTACCTATTGTGAAGTAGCCCATTTCATGAACAGGACCAAAATAAGTCCTAGTAGGAATAATTAATCCATACACACCATTTATTTCTGAAATATTTTTATAGCTTATCGTATAAGAAATTCCATCTATATTCGTTTGCAGAACACCGTGTTCATTATCTAACATGTCATTGACGATAGAGTCTGGTATTTGCGGCAATTGATTTTCACTTACTTGATAAGGAGTGACTACCCCATTTTCGAGGTGAAAAAATTGTGAAAGAATGCCATCACTTTCAAGTTTTTCTTTTTGAACTCGGACATTTACTTCTAACTGCTGCTTAAAATAATCCGTATCACTTACATACATAAATTGCAATGATTCTGCAATGTAATCCATTAGTTCCGTTTCTCTAAGTAATCGTTTTTCCAGACTATCGGTAGTCATATCTTTTGCTTTAAAATAGGCACTCGCCCCCACGATGAGAATAGAAATAAGAAAGATTGTAGAGAAAAGTAAAAGCAATCGTGAGCCTAAGTTTACTTTTTTTATGAGTGTATGATACCTATTTCTAAGCTTTTGAAGATTAATTTTCAAGCAAGTGTCCCCCTGTCTCATGTACCTTTCGACAAGAATATTACAGGAAAAATATTAACGTATTGTAAATTTAATGTAATTTTTGTAGATAATATAGAAAAAGGGCCGAAAAAATTTCTTCCGGCCCGAATTATTATAGATTATCCTCTAAAAACAGAGTGCATAAAGCGGTCTCTCACAAATGGAATGTCCAAGCCGAATGCAACGACAAATCGTCTGATACTGCTCACACCTAAAATATAATTTAGGATTTTGTAGCGGCTTTTGTATATGGCGTATGACCCTACTGATATCAGAAATATCCTTAATAAAAATCCCATTATCATCCCTCCTGTTATTATTCTGCTTAAAAAAGAAAAAAACATGCTTGAAAGACATGCTTTTATCAACATTAAATTAAAATAGAAAAAAACAAGGCTGCTAGACTTGTTAGAGCGATAGCGGATACATTGACAGCGTCATTTGTCATCAGGGATAAGCCTCTTGTTCTTGTTGATGGTACGTTGCAATGCGATTTATTTTCTATGACCTTTCCACAAACCTCACAGCGGTACTGAGCTTGTAATGTAGCGCCTAGAATCGTATCTAAAAAACATCCTGCAACCCCTGAAATCACAATCAGAAGAACATCAGAAAGAGTTATAGACTGAAAAAACGCATAGGAGAATACAGCAATAAGAGCTGAACCTGCGATAGCTGCGAAGGTCCCTAACACCGAGACCGCTCCAGAAGTCCCTCTTTCCACTTTCCTCCAAGAAAAAAATGAGACCGGTAACCTTTTGCTTAATGATCCAATTTCTGATGCCCACGTATCTGCATTCGCAACCGCTATACTAGTAACAAAGCCAAACACCCAATATTCTGAAGGAAAGAAATAATGTAACACACCAAATAATCCAGGAACCATGCCATTGGCAAACACTTGAATGATATCCCGTTTCGAACCTTTACCATGCAATTCTTCCATCGTTGCTTTTTTTCGTTTCTTAAACTTACTCCAAAAGCTAGAACTAACGAAAAACACACCAATTAATAGAAGACCATATCCATTGAAGCCAATGGCAATCAAAATGCCGATTATGATCGTTCCAAATGCTCCTGATGACGAAAGTGCCTTTAAGTAAAAACCACCGATTGCCAAACAGACAATTCCTAAGAATAGAACAATACTATTTTCTAATAATGGTGTCATACTCGCCCTCGTTCGTCATTATTTTATGTACTGGTATATCGTAGTTCTCTTTTGGAACTTGGTTCACTATTTGTTCCTGAAATGCCAAGGCAAATTTATGTCCAGTGAAGTCTATCAAGAAACGATCATAATAGCCTCCACCAAAGCCAATACGGTACCCGGCAGTATCAAATATCAATCCAGGAACCAGCAGCATGTCCATCATATTTTTACCCATCGGCGCTGTCTCTTCCACAATCGGTTCTTTTAAGCCAAAATAGACTGTTTCCAATTGGTGAAACCCCTCAATGGAAAAGAATGTCATCTCTTTATTTTTGGGATAACATTTTGGCACAGCGACGCGTTTACCTTCTCCCCAAGCAGCTTCTATAATATTTTTCGTATCGACCTCAGGAATTCTAGATATTGTAACTCCTATGGTAGCAGCATTCTTCCACTCTTTTGAAGTAAAAAATCTCTCCTGGATCATTTTTGATTTTAGTTCATATTCCCTTTGACTAATCGTACTTAGCCTAGCTTTCATTTGCTGTCTCATTTGCTCTTTCACGCTCATCAATACACCACTCCCTGTTGTTTCTTCCGATTTAAAGATACCAAATTCACACTCGAAAAACTATGTTGATATAAAAAGTCGACTTGTTCTTAAAAAAAACTGGATTTCATGAAAAATAAGTGATACTATAGTAAGGTCTGAATGGAAAGTTTTTATGTTTGGAGGGATAATGATGCGCGTTAACGTAACTTTAGCTTGTACTGAAACTGGAGATCGTAACTATATTACTACTAAAAATAAACGTAACAACCCAGATCGTCTTGAGCTTAAAAAATACAGCCCAAGATTGAAAAAAGTAACTGTACACCGTGAAACAAAATAAGCAGCCAGGATTTTCCTGTCTGCTTATTTTTTTTGCCCATTACCGGACAGATTCATGTGTTTTATAATCTTCTCTCATAGGAAGCTTTACCCTATTGGCTAGCAAGTCATACTGCGCTTGCCAATAATCCTCATGGCAGCCAATATCCTTCCAATATCCAGAAGCTTTATAACCGAACAAGCTCATTTCATTTTTAATTAGCTTAGGAAAAATGTCTTTACTGAAATCATATTCGATGTCATTTTTCATTAAACAAAAAATGGAAGGGTCCACAATATAGATACCTGTATTAACTTTTTTGCTGAAGCTTGCATGCTGCTTAGGCTTTTCGATAAACTTTGTAACTTGACCATGATAATCTGTTTTCATGACTCCGAACTTTTCTGTCTTTCTTACTTCCTTCATAAAGATTGTAAAAAGCGAATGTTTCTTTCGATGAAACGCTACTCCAGCCATTAAATCAAAGTCAGTTAGTGCATCTCCACTTATTACGATAAAGGGATCTTTTAAAAGATGTTCAGCATTTTTCACACCCCCTGCTGTCCCGAGAGGTGTCTGTTCTTCCAAGTAAGTTATATTAACCCCCCACTTTGAGCCATCTCCAAAATAATTCTTAATTCTTTCCCCCATATATTGAAGCGTAACGATGATCTCTTGGATTCCTTGTGCTTTTAAAAGCTGAAGGCTATATTCCATGACAGGCTTATTTAGTAATGGTACGAGAGGTTTTGGAAGCCTGAGTGTTAAGGGATTCAACCTTGTTCCCCTACCTCCAGCTAAAACAACAGCTTTCATGTCCTTATCCCTCCTATTTAATAGAAGAAGCCGTTTTGCAAAATGACCAATAAACTGATTCCGTCTGTTTTCTCACATCATCCCATCGATAACATTGCTCGGCTCTTTGACGAGCATAT
Proteins encoded:
- a CDS encoding rhomboid family intramembrane serine protease encodes the protein MNQESIFWQLVQQLVIEKDYRIIHISSEQKEVWLEGLSNKKAPIIRLYRYDLDWSTWLQRDLEYVSQQVVEFKKQLGKRSLQAVNIYVSTYPPVDDWEFRVKDPYEKNKVTVSSIVLHEGNRDQSVAQISSFIGTELNVDNYKEMDEMEIFHLKETILTTSQQKVNKEKQLFQQGKPFFTYIFILFHLIMFYILETNGGSQNPETLVKYGAKFNQAILEGEWWRFFTPIVLHIGMIHLLLNTMALFYLGVAVERIYGNFRFLIIYLFAGFSGSLASFVFSPSLSAGASGAIFGCFGALLFLGIVHPKIFFRTMGANILVLIGINLAIGFTIPGIDNAGHIGGLIGGFLASATVHLPQHKKYLHRLFGLVIAVGATTFMLNQGFHAENPAALLNQAEKQIQEGNLQEARNTLSALEGKEENFPQMLFYLSYINLEEGKVEEAIRQLEKLVSLEPDLHEAHYNLSLAFVKQEEWEKALDSINKAIELDSSGENYINVRTEVRKQLDMD
- a CDS encoding methyl-accepting chemotaxis protein; protein product: MKINLQKLRNRYHTLIKKVNLGSRLLLLFSTIFLISILIVGASAYFKAKDMTTDSLEKRLLRETELMDYIAESLQFMYVSDTDYFKQQLEVNVRVQKEKLESDGILSQFFHLENGVVTPYQVSENQLPQIPDSIVNDMLDNEHGVLQTNIDGISYTISYKNISEINGVYGLIIPTRTYFGPVHEMGYFTIGTIFISFLLFVALTMLFVRTITKPLSILQETMRAGRNGNLNTINDIHSTIPELTSLHKSYNTMMDQMKDIIESLKETTTQLKETGSELGTSSEESLVSTHQLISSVQMVKDGAVQTAASSEESVSHFKEMKEQIVQMQTKMKDLFLSANSMKDSGEIGKQNIDSLIGNITSFKDEFDTFTKTINNVKEYSKAISSLVGLIKGISEQTKLLALNATIEAARAGEAGRGFAVVAKEVRILADQASSATEEITNSISNMEGVTFSAAQEFEEMHMKMKTNLETAKNSKLVFHELLKEMATVHLKLTSVDNDLKQWEDILPNLENAADGLLSVSQETSASSEEMLLAGENQVSQIEYINSIGQKLRVLSSSLSQITTRFHI
- a CDS encoding DUF92 domain-containing protein, with the protein product MTPLLENSIVLFLGIVCLAIGGFYLKALSSSGAFGTIIIGILIAIGFNGYGLLLIGVFFVSSSFWSKFKKRKKATMEELHGKGSKRDIIQVFANGMVPGLFGVLHYFFPSEYWVFGFVTSIAVANADTWASEIGSLSKRLPVSFFSWRKVERGTSGAVSVLGTFAAIAGSALIAVFSYAFFQSITLSDVLLIVISGVAGCFLDTILGATLQAQYRCEVCGKVIENKSHCNVPSTRTRGLSLMTNDAVNVSAIALTSLAALFFSILI
- a CDS encoding 5-formyltetrahydrofolate cyclo-ligase, with amino-acid sequence MSVKEQMRQQMKARLSTISQREYELKSKMIQERFFTSKEWKNAATIGVTISRIPEVDTKNIIEAAWGEGKRVAVPKCYPKNKEMTFFSIEGFHQLETVYFGLKEPIVEETAPMGKNMMDMLLVPGLIFDTAGYRIGFGGGYYDRFLIDFTGHKFALAFQEQIVNQVPKENYDIPVHKIMTNEGEYDTIIRK
- the rpmG gene encoding 50S ribosomal protein L33, which translates into the protein MRVNVTLACTETGDRNYITTKNKRNNPDRLELKKYSPRLKKVTVHRETK
- a CDS encoding NDP-sugar synthase, with the translated sequence MKAVVLAGGRGTRLNPLTLRLPKPLVPLLNKPVMEYSLQLLKAQGIQEIIVTLQYMGERIKNYFGDGSKWGVNITYLEEQTPLGTAGGVKNAEHLLKDPFIVISGDALTDFDLMAGVAFHRKKHSLFTIFMKEVRKTEKFGVMKTDYHGQVTKFIEKPKQHASFSKKVNTGIYIVDPSIFCLMKNDIEYDFSKDIFPKLIKNEMSLFGYKASGYWKDIGCHEDYWQAQYDLLANRVKLPMREDYKTHESVR